CTTCAAGATGTCAACAATAGAAATTTCAGGAAGTTGAACAGATGAATTAGCTCCCTGCAGTGTAGAAGAAAAAAGCTATTtaaaagatgaagaaaaagataaaacaaTTCACAACACTAGGAAGAAGAACGTAGAAGATTTTTGAAAGGAAGAGGAAGCAAACTAACAGAGGACAGGGAATTAAATGTAGCCTCTCTCCAGCAGCTTTCTCGAAGAACATTTGGTTTCATACTCTCCCCAAACATGCAATGTATCCGAGTGTCCCTCAATCTCATAAGCACTCCATCAACTCTGAGCTGTGAGAAGAAATTCAAGTCCAAACCCAggtgaaatgaatgctcaataGAGACTCAGTTTGCCCCAggcataaataaaataagaaggaaaGTTCATTGCTTTacaaagatcactcacccagaAACGCAAGAGAAGAAACCAACTACTAGGCATGACTCTCTgcaaaatcacaattcaaagAGTGTAAAGGAAGTTGATCACGTTCAAGCTAGCTGGTAAAAGGCACAGGTTCAAGTTTTACCACTTTTACTGTCAAAAGCGACACTCCATTATCAGCTAATTCATCTTCATATAAAATGACCTGTTGTTCGAAACAACTTAGTCAAGGAGCCACAAAAACACCATGGGATGGCAGAGtcaagaaataaaatattcagTCACTTACTTCATCATAGAATAGAATTGGCTCTTTGGATGCCAATGCAACCAAATCAAGTTGCTCCTCACAGTCTTCCCAACATAGATTGCCATTGCTTTCCTCTGACGCTCCTCTTTGCTGATTAGTCAATAAGAGCAGATATCTTATCAATGTAACAATATATAgcaattgaaaaaaatggaagCAATCTCCTTCAGTTTAGGCAAATGGAGCAATCCAAGAAAACATCTCCAATGGAGGAATCAAAGAAACTTCAGCTATGAGTTATCCATTACCTTAAAAATCAATTACTATGGATCATAGATATCACAATAAGCAAAAATATTTGCAAGAGGAACATTATAACATTGCCAAGAACCAATccttaaaaatttatttgctaGAAACCCGATGTAAAACGATCATAAATTTTAACTTAGAGATGATAAAGTAGATAAAACACACCTCAGAATTCGTTTCAATAGTTTCACTACCAGAATATGGTGTTGTGAAGGTGTAATCATAATCTAGAATTACTTGCTGAGAAGGTTTGCTGcaagacaaaaaaagaagaagaataaaagttgaaagGATTGAACAATATGTAAAAGAGGTCATACTTGCAATGCACAAACCCAAAAATTCTACGGATACACATATGAAGTAAATAATGAAATGCTGTCAAAGCAAGCAAATTATGGCAGCTTAGAATCCAGGTGATCACAGTCTGAGATTTCGTTCACCCTAAGACATTTACTGTATCTTTGACGCAGAACAAATCTACCAGAATCCAGGTTCTAAATTTGAGACTATGGTTTTATGGGCAACTCGTTAATCCAGATAAAAAGCTAAACTCCAGTTCTGTAGCCCAAAGTTATCCAATTGATACTAATGGCTAGATGAGTCCTGAGGCAAACTTTAAGTGCCCACATCTCTGCTTACTATGGTAGCTCCAAAAGTAAGGATGAGAAAAACAAATTGAAACAGGAAACGTCCGCCTTCAATCAAGTTTTCGTTTTTCTCATTTTGCATTTAACACCATCGCATCTTGTTTTATAACCAACTCAAAAGCCAGTGTAGCACTAGAGAATGAATAGTTGAGTAAGTACCTTCTGAATTTCCATTTTGCAGCCGCTGGAACTTCAACAGGAGGCAAAGCTTCCTGCTTCCAGCCTAATAGAGCATCAAATGCATTAAAATGGATTCTCAATCCACTTTCCAAATGTTTAAGAACCAAGGAGCTATGTCCGAAAATCATCTCAGGCAAGTGGCATGTCCCTAGCTTTTCTTCCCACCTACATAAGAATAAGGCAAAGATCAGCAACTAATACAGAACaggaaatttcatcaaatactTGTAGAAAAGAGCCTGACAACAGCATCGCAGGAGACCATCAATTAGTATGAACTAACATGATAGTTTGTCTAAATTCGTCCAAAAACAGGAAATGCAATCAGATACTTACAAAATAGTTGTAATactggggggggggggggggggggggggggcggggaGGGTGAGGCATCTGATTTTTTGTTGGTTGGGGGAAGGGGAAGAAGAGATAGAGAGAGGTAGTTACTCTTGGCGCTGGAGGGATTTGAGGATGGAAGCTTTGGAAGACTCGATCTCCCATCCATGTATCCGAAGTCCAACCCGCCCGTCCGGCAGCAACTCCGCTCCGGCTTCTTTCAATTCTTTCTGGTCTGCCTCCCACTCCATGCCCCCTACCTCACAAAACAAGCACCGTCACGATTTATGTCCAGTCCTGTTCCAGATTCTGCAACCCCCCTTCTGCTGGGCTGGCGACTGGAGCTGGTTTTCTACTTCCACAGGGATGGTTTCCGAACGGCGAGGATTCCAGCTACCGCTTTTTGTGAAAGGTCAGAATCGTCATTGCATCTTGTTTgtgtctctgtgtgtgtgtgtgtgtgtacacgccctcttaatttatttcttgatcTTTTATGAGTATATTAAATACTCAAGGCCCAttttggaaggaacaaaaaatagagaagaaaaGACTTATTATCATGACTTTTTTAACGAGATTCTCACAatattaatttgtttgagaattcaacccaaaaaaaaaagagtaaatctttcctGCACTACACTGACGGGGTATACATTATCATCGTTGGATTCATGATACGTGTATAAAAATTGAatcttaaatttaaattttatataattatcattcatccaacgttgatagtatatacactgtcagtgtaaaaaatattaataaaaaaaaaggtagaatAATTTTGAACATTTTGATATGACAAGCATTTTTTAGTTCGCATTTCATCAATAAAGTTGGCAATCCTTTAGTTTggttttccttttatttctcTTCATTACCCATGCCCACAGTAGAAATTCATTCCTCCATTTCTCACCTTTTCTTTCCGCTTGaacctcccaaaaaaaaaacaaaaatagctATTCCTCTCTCTCCAAATTGTTTCATCCACAAAGTGAAATTGAGCTttggaaaaataataatttacaaaaaaataatgAGAGTAAAGCGGAGCTTATAGTCTAAATTTAGCTGAAAAATACATCCAACATATAAGATGAAAAGCAAAAAGTTCCATGTGGGTTGAAAGTCTAGACACTGGCCGAAAAGAAGTCAAAATCAACCAAGGAGCAAAATATGctctaaaaagcaaaacacCAACAGTGAAAATTGTGCAATGGTTTAGGTTTACTATATGCAGATGCATAAACATTGGACTTCAGAATAACATACGTACTTTACATTTTCTTATTCAAGgttggggaaaaaaaattattgtagtcTCTTTATCAAATCCAGAGGATAAAACTCTCAGGTCAGCATCCATATCTGTCTTCTGGAGATGCAAAGCATCAAACCTTGACACCCACTTGATGAACTCGTCCACGAGCCACTTTATAGATTAATCTTCCCAAGACAGATCAAGACATATGGTGGTTATCCGTCAGAATTAAGATCTTTATGCACACTCAAAGTGGGGCTTCTTGAGCTTCTGAAGAATGCTTTCCAGTCACCACCTCAAAATAATGACTGGGAATCTCTGAGGGTGGACACAATGCTGCAACACGTTTGAACTGTTCACAAGAGTAATAGTACTAAAACAGTCAGTAGTTattaaacaaatttaagcaacaGAGCCCATGACACAACTGGGTCCAagtaaagaagaaaaagagaaaaaagtacTTTACTGTGGTGCCACTTTTAAGTACAAAGTTGATAAGGTAAACAAAGTTAGGATACCTTGTTTTGCATGTATTTTTCTCTTAATGCTTGTGCAGAGGTCGGTCTTCTATTAAGCTGTAGATCATTAATGGCAAGGATACACTCCTTTAAATCAGATGCTTCGTAACCTGTATATCTCTGCAATGCCAAACTCTGCAGCAACTTAAAAGTAAGTCCATATCATAAACATAGTACAGATTACTGTTAAGACTAGAAGGAAGTGCAATCAATTCCTAATTAAGTTGAAGCTCAAAAAATTTGCATCTAGAATCCTCATTTCACGTGTGCATCAACAGACATATAATACAAGCACGATTATTCATTTGAGCGCTCTTTATTTGAAGTAACTTTTGGCATATGACTATATTAGATTAGATGTTGGTACCCGAGGAAAAAGTTCATGTTATCTTGCCAGCTAAGAAAAGCAAGGAGTAAtcattttaaatcatttttaggtatatttggttttattttttctCCAGAATTTGTGCACTTCGCAATTGGAAATCAAACATGTCGTTTCCAGATTTATTGAATGGCAAACTCTCAGGTGAAGAATGATAAAACTTGCTGACAAGCTTAAGCAGAAAAAGTAGTTCTCAACAAATACAGGATTCAGGCCTCAATTGACAGTGTGAATCTGGAAAAGGGAGGTAGATagaagaaatttgtgatttattctttcttttgaaGTTTTTGGACTGCTTGACTCCATggttcaaaaattaaaactaatgaCAGATTAATCTGCAGGTAACACGTCCTGCATGAACAAATGACTGATAAATGTGTATTGTATCTTACCCAGGGATGAATGCTTGGTAGCATTGTAAATCTAGCAAGAAAAATTGCTGAAGCAGCAATCATTGATGGCAAGAACCTCACACAGATATAATCTAGCAAGCTCAGCTCCGCCAGGTAACAAGCCAAGAACTCAAATTGCAAGTTGGAAAACTAGAAAAGACAAGGGAGCTTGATCACAGTTATTATTTTGAGGAGCGCAAAATAGAAGAAACATTACAAAGCATAGAGGGATTGGCATACTGTTGAGATTTCTTGTGCAGCCTTGGTGAACATTCTGCAAAGCCACCACACAAATGCCATGCGTTAATCAATGCTGTGCACATATAGGGTTGGAAGTGATAGATAAAAACAGCAACCAATAAAACACTTGAAAATTGGCTGACCTGAGAAAACTCTTTGCTGTTGGATTAGATgtattgaaatttaaaaacattAGTATATTGCTCTCCATAGCTACAACCTGTATTTGACACCCAAACACAGCAAATGGAAATTTAGTAGGGCTTTccagaaaaaaaggaaaaacataaaaattagcTAGAGAAACAAAGAACCTCTTCTCTGGTGTACGTATTATCTGTTATGTAGCAACAATCTTCAATATGTGGCGGAGTAATTTCTTCAAACTTTCTGCAGTTAGAGCAGACAAAAGAGATTAACCAAGGCAAAGGCAAAGACTGACCAAGACAGTGGGGTGGGAGGAAGAAGGAACTAATAAGGTTCAGATGAGCATACGCAGCTACAAGCATGCTGGATACACCAAGGAGTTGAAGTTTCGTCCTCGACAAAGCATGTGAGGATAGGAAT
This portion of the Coffea arabica cultivar ET-39 chromosome 2e, Coffea Arabica ET-39 HiFi, whole genome shotgun sequence genome encodes:
- the LOC113726490 gene encoding TIP41-like protein isoform X1; protein product: MEWEADQKELKEAGAELLPDGRVGLRIHGWEIESSKASILKSLQRQEWEEKLGTCHLPEMIFGHSSLVLKHLESGLRIHFNAFDALLGWKQEALPPVEVPAAAKWKFRSKPSQQVILDYDYTFTTPYSGSETIETNSEQRGASEESNGNLCWEDCEEQLDLVALASKEPILFYDEVILYEDELADNGVSLLTVKVRVMPSSWFLLLRFWLRVDGVLMRLRDTRIHCMFGESMKPNVLRESCWREATFNSLSSGANSSVQLPEISIVDILKLLKGYSVDSAAYSDPSLISQRLPIIMHKCQKLKVPDVL
- the LOC113726490 gene encoding TIP41-like protein isoform X2 encodes the protein MEWEADQKELKEAGAELLPDGRVGLRIHGWEIESSKASILKSLQRQEWEEKLGTCHLPEMIFGHSSLVLKHLESGLRIHFNAFDALLGWKQEALPPVEVPAAAKWKFRSKPSQQVILDYDYTFTTPYSGSETIETNSEQRGASEESNGNLCWEDCEEQLDLVALASKEPILFYDEVILYEDELADNGVSLLTVKVRVMPSSWFLLLRFWLRVDGVLMRLRDTRIHCMFGESMKPNVLRESCWREATFNSLSSKGYSVDSAAYSDPSLISQRLPIIMHKCQKLKVPDVL
- the LOC140036780 gene encoding putative cyclin-A3-1 isoform X1, which translates into the protein MGEQENCLGSTTARPSKKRPMMTAATTTTTSIESLQGRQQLSVTAKKRVVLGELTNIPKIVELSSIPKPVHPKPKSSTSREKEEVVKSDADVDRCPDDSRKYADAPLIYQHLRSLEVEGNRRPLHNYMEKVQKDITPTMREILVDWLVEVVDEYKLVSDTLYLTVNYIDRFLSSHALSRTKLQLLGVSSMLVAAYAHLNLISSFFLPPHCLGQSLPLPWLISFVCSNCRKFEEITPPHIEDCCYITDNTYTREEVVAMESNILMFLNFNTSNPTAKSFLRMFTKAAQEISTFSNLQFEFLACYLAELSLLDYICVRFLPSMIAASAIFLARFTMLPSIHPWSLALQRYTGYEASDLKECILAINDLQLNRRPTSAQALREKYMQNKFKRVAALCPPSEIPSHYFEVVTGKHSSEAQEAPL
- the LOC140036780 gene encoding putative cyclin-A3-1 isoform X2 — encoded protein: MGEQENCLGSTTARPSKKRPMMTAATTTTTSIESLQGRQQLSVTAKKRVVLGELTNIPKIVELSSIPKPVHPKPKSSTSREKEEVVKSDADVDRCPDDSRKYADAPLIYQHLRSLEVEGNRRPLHNYMEKVQKDITPTMREILVDWLVEVVDEYKLVSDTLYLTVNYIDRFLSSHALSRTKLQLLGVSSMLVAAKFEEITPPHIEDCCYITDNTYTREEVVAMESNILMFLNFNTSNPTAKSFLRMFTKAAQEISTFSNLQFEFLACYLAELSLLDYICVRFLPSMIAASAIFLARFTMLPSIHPWSLALQRYTGYEASDLKECILAINDLQLNRRPTSAQALREKYMQNKFKRVAALCPPSEIPSHYFEVVTGKHSSEAQEAPL